The following proteins are co-located in the Maridesulfovibrio sp. genome:
- a CDS encoding protein phosphatase 2C domain-containing protein, with product MQVESLIEHGTGVINEDCLVMEDNLFGVFDGATSLSSETYENGHTGGFLASNLAGEEFRKNHGTMQELAERANRVIRQEMVQREVNLSSKRNLWSTSAAVVRVKGDMLEWAQIGDCRIVCIYENGDFEFLCQCADQDMETLSMWKEVGPSTEDPIGVALHDQIAKVRCRMNLDYGVFNGEPEAINFLKTGNHELINVSSILLFTDGLLIPNEKPWKERAYSEQVYLFRQSGLKGLRDHIRSIEATDRRCCTYPRFKTHDDIAAIAITL from the coding sequence ATGCAGGTTGAGTCACTCATAGAGCACGGCACCGGAGTCATTAACGAAGATTGCCTCGTCATGGAGGACAATCTTTTCGGTGTGTTCGACGGTGCCACCAGTCTGAGTTCCGAAACATACGAAAACGGCCACACGGGCGGTTTTCTGGCTTCCAACCTTGCCGGAGAAGAATTCCGCAAGAATCACGGAACCATGCAGGAGCTGGCTGAAAGGGCCAACCGGGTAATCAGACAGGAAATGGTTCAGCGTGAGGTCAATCTATCCAGCAAGAGAAACCTCTGGAGTACCAGCGCGGCAGTTGTCCGCGTTAAAGGTGATATGCTGGAATGGGCTCAGATAGGTGATTGCCGGATAGTATGCATTTACGAAAACGGTGATTTTGAATTCCTTTGCCAGTGCGCTGATCAGGATATGGAAACATTGAGCATGTGGAAGGAAGTAGGCCCGTCTACAGAGGACCCCATCGGAGTGGCCCTGCATGACCAGATCGCGAAAGTCCGCTGCCGCATGAATCTTGATTACGGTGTTTTCAATGGCGAACCTGAAGCAATAAATTTTCTCAAAACCGGAAACCATGAGCTGATCAATGTAAGCAGCATTCTTCTGTTTACAGACGGCCTGCTTATACCCAATGAAAAACCGTGGAAAGAGCGCGCATACAGCGAACAGGTTTATCTATTCCGTCAGTCAGGACTCAAGGGGCTTCGGGACCATATCCGCAGCATCGAGGCTACCGATCGCAGATGCTGCACCTACCCCCGCTTCAAAACCCATGATGATATCGCAGCTATCGCCATTACCCTGTGA
- a CDS encoding DsbA family protein, with translation MLKRILLILSVAVLISGCANKQMIKEQIAEAIRENPEIVLDAMLERKMDMLVILEQGISEREKLKREARLEAEIQNPLNPQIQAERILLGNADSPVTIVEYSDFLCPYCSKGASVVSKLAQDQPEKYRVVFKHLPMHSKSRELALYFEAIALFDKAKAYQFHNLVFERQKELYDDNSGAVLSNILGEVGVDPEQIRKIANSAQVQEYLLADGKEAGEFKIDATPTFLINGVVVRGYLPVDMFEKKVNLILEKSNQNAADATQEGDICEDCLNQM, from the coding sequence GTGTTGAAGCGAATTCTGTTGATTCTGTCGGTTGCTGTTCTGATTTCCGGTTGCGCTAATAAGCAGATGATTAAGGAGCAGATTGCCGAGGCAATCCGTGAAAACCCTGAGATTGTTCTGGATGCCATGCTTGAAAGAAAAATGGATATGCTGGTGATTCTCGAGCAGGGCATAAGTGAGCGCGAGAAGTTAAAGCGCGAAGCAAGGCTGGAAGCGGAAATACAGAATCCGTTAAATCCTCAAATTCAGGCTGAGAGGATTCTGCTTGGCAATGCTGATTCTCCTGTAACTATCGTTGAATATTCGGATTTTCTTTGCCCTTATTGCAGTAAGGGAGCAAGCGTGGTCAGTAAGCTGGCTCAAGATCAGCCTGAAAAATACAGGGTTGTTTTCAAGCATCTGCCCATGCATTCGAAGTCGCGGGAGCTGGCTCTTTATTTTGAAGCCATAGCCCTCTTTGATAAGGCAAAGGCTTATCAGTTTCATAATCTCGTCTTTGAGCGCCAGAAGGAACTTTATGATGATAATTCCGGTGCTGTGCTGAGCAACATTCTTGGCGAAGTAGGCGTTGATCCTGAACAGATCAGGAAAATTGCCAATTCTGCTCAGGTTCAGGAATATCTGCTGGCTGACGGAAAAGAAGCCGGAGAATTCAAGATAGATGCAACCCCTACATTCCTCATTAATGGTGTTGTTGTACGGGGTTACCTTCCCGTGGATATGTTTGAAAAGAAGGTAAACCTGATTCTTGAAAAATCGAATCAGAATGCAGCAGATGCAACGCAAGAAGGAGACATCTGTGAAGACTGCCTGAACCAGATGTGA
- a CDS encoding type II secretion system F family protein, with protein MVKFTYTAIKDGQQLTGDMEAVDAAAVQRELSGQGVRVLRVERKDGGSGENPKVKGKSQSLFGKRISYKQITSFTRQFATLLGSSLPLVRALSFLRDQNEGTLLGEVIGTINSRVREGMPLSRALAEYPKYFDILYVSLVAAGETGGMLDQAMDRLAFMREAQEDLRSKVSGAMIYPAIMFIAMVGAIITMMLLVVPRFAQMFSSMGQKLPVATRLLIAISDTLQQTWWLLPLFLLIAIPTWKKIGSTPGGRMQIDSTKLKIPALGPIVIQVSMARWCRTLGTLIGSGVPLLTALQSSAGVTGNVAVSKVVEKATAEVREGSKLATPLKESGIIPPYVTEMISMGEESGSLDSMLGKIAEHYEREVDQLVKNLTSLLEPVMILVMGAVVGFIVMAILLPVFQMQLMAG; from the coding sequence ATGGTAAAGTTTACGTACACGGCAATCAAAGACGGGCAGCAGCTTACAGGAGATATGGAAGCTGTTGATGCCGCCGCTGTGCAACGTGAACTTTCCGGGCAGGGAGTCAGGGTTCTGCGTGTGGAACGCAAGGACGGCGGGTCAGGGGAAAATCCGAAAGTTAAGGGGAAGAGCCAGTCTCTTTTCGGCAAACGCATCAGCTATAAGCAGATAACATCTTTTACCCGCCAGTTCGCAACCTTGCTGGGCTCAAGTCTTCCTTTGGTACGGGCTCTTTCATTTCTGCGTGACCAGAATGAAGGCACCTTGCTGGGAGAGGTTATCGGGACCATTAATTCACGGGTTCGTGAGGGCATGCCCTTGTCGAGGGCCTTGGCTGAATATCCCAAATATTTTGATATACTGTATGTCTCCTTGGTGGCAGCAGGAGAGACCGGAGGAATGCTTGATCAGGCCATGGACCGGCTGGCTTTCATGCGTGAGGCTCAGGAGGACCTGCGTTCCAAGGTTTCAGGGGCCATGATCTACCCCGCGATTATGTTTATTGCCATGGTCGGGGCGATTATCACCATGATGCTGCTTGTTGTTCCGAGGTTCGCTCAGATGTTCTCAAGCATGGGCCAGAAACTGCCCGTTGCCACCCGTTTGCTCATCGCTATCTCGGATACTCTGCAGCAGACTTGGTGGTTGCTGCCCCTGTTTCTGCTTATCGCTATCCCGACATGGAAGAAGATCGGTTCCACCCCCGGCGGACGCATGCAGATTGATAGTACCAAATTAAAGATTCCGGCTTTGGGGCCTATCGTCATTCAGGTCAGCATGGCTCGCTGGTGCCGTACTCTGGGAACTTTGATAGGTTCGGGGGTTCCGCTTTTGACTGCACTGCAATCCAGCGCCGGAGTTACCGGAAACGTGGCTGTCTCAAAAGTTGTGGAGAAGGCCACTGCCGAGGTTCGTGAGGGCAGCAAGTTGGCGACTCCGCTCAAGGAAAGCGGTATTATCCCGCCATATGTTACTGAAATGATTTCCATGGGTGAAGAGTCCGGTTCTTTGGACTCCATGCTTGGAAAAATAGCTGAACATTATGAACGTGAAGTGGATCAGTTGGTTAAAAATCTCACTTCGCTTCTTGAACCGGTGATGATTCTGGTCATGGGCGCGGTGGTCGGATTTATTGTTATGGCAATCCTGCTGCCGGTTTTCCAGATGCAGCTGATGGCAGGGTAA